In Desulfurella sp., the sequence GGTCGTGGTGAGTTTTTGATAAATCTTGCAAAACAAAAGCCAAAAGAGTCTTTTTTGGGTATTGAAGTTTACGGTAAAGATTTTCTTTTTGCGCTAAATCGTTGTTGCAATGAAAAGCTAAATAACGTAAAACTTTTGAATTATGATTGTAACCACGCGATTGATTTATTTGACAACAATTCTTTTGATAATATTTATGTGAACTTCCCCGAACCGTGGTTTAAGCTTTATCGAATCAAACACTCAATTTTCAATAAAATTACATTTAAAAAAATTACAGATAAATTAAAACAAAACGGCTTTTTGCATATTGTTACAGATAATTATCCATTTGCCGTTTATAGTGCAATTATTGGACAATTCTTTTCATTGAAGCCTTTAGGTAAATTTTTTATTGAAACAATCGATGATTTTGATACGCTTTATGCAAAAAAATGGAAACGCCTAAACAGGACTTTTTACAGGCTTTGCCTTCAAAAACCATTTTGCAGCCCAAAAACCACATTAAAAACATTCGATTTTCCTCTAAAGCTTGAAAAATTTGAGTACAAAAGTAAAGATTTAATATTTAAAATTCTTGGAATATTTGAAAATAATAGTATTGATTATAAAATTATAGAAACTGCTATTGGTAATTATCTAGCCCAGCATGTTTTTTTTGGTTTAAAAGATAAAACAATATTTTTATTGCCCCAGACAAATTTTATTTATGCAAGTGATTTTTGCGACGCATTAGAAAAAGTTATTAAGTAGTGTAATTTACAAATTGCTTTTGCTAACTTTAGCTTGCTCAAACGTAGCAACTTCTGTGATAATTTTAGCTGCTGCTTCAATAATTGGCATGGATAGAACCGCACCACTGCCCTCGCCTAACCTCATATCAAGCTGTAATATTGGCTTTAAGTCAAGATAAGAAAGCATTAAATTATGGCCTTTTTCTTTCGATAAATGTCCAGCAAACATATATTGTTTTGTTACTGGATTTAATTTGTAAGCCAAAAGCGCTGCAGATGTAGAAATTAGTCCATCAATAACTACAGGTATTTTATTGTAACAAGCAGCCAAAATAACGCCTGCTATTGCGCCAATTTCAAAGCCTCCTATTTTTGATAATACGTCTATGGCATCATCTGGATCTGGTTTGTGAAGGTTTATGGCCTTTTTAATTATTGAAACCTTATTTTTTAGCATTTCATCTGTAATGAGTGTGCCTTGTCCTGTCATAAGCTCTACTTCATTTTTTGTTATACAAGCTCCAATTGCACTAGCTGCTGTTGTATTTGAGATACCCATATCACCTGCTGCAATTAGGTTTAGTTTTTTTGAATGAATGTACTCGTTTGCTATATCAAAGCCAATCATTATGGATTGTATAGCTTCTTTTCTGGTCATTGCACACTGTTTTGTAAAATTATTTGTGCTACTTTTGACTTTATTTACTATAAGAGTGTTTTTTTGTAAGTTTGAAATATTTTTCCAATCGCATAAACTTCCAACATCTGCAATTATGGTAAAACAATTGTTTAGCCTTGCAAGTGCATTGATTGTAGCAACACCTTCAATAAAAGCTTTTATCATTTCACAAGTAACCTCTTGCGGATATGCACTAACATTTTCTTCGGCTACGCCATGATCAGCTGCCATTACAAAAATGCCTTTATTTTCTATTTTTGGCTCAAGCGTTGAGTAAATAGCACATAATTTTTCGGATATGTCATTTACATATCCAAGAGCTCTATATGGCATAATAAGTCGTGAAGTTTTTTCTTTTGCTTTCTCTAATACATCTTCATTGATCGGTGTAATGTTGGATACTATGTCTTTTAAATTCATTTTTAAACCTCTTTTTTTTTCAAAAACCTCCCTTTATCTTTACTCTTACTTTTTAATTTTGTCAATATTATAACTACTTTTTATATATTTTCACCCTATGGCAGCTCTTGCAATAATAACCATCATTATATCAGATGTTCCAGCAGATGGTCCAAGTACAAAAGAATCTCTTAAGAATCTTGTAACGATAGATTCTTCAACTACACCATAGCCACCATGTATATCTACAGCCATTTTTGCACATCTTTGGGCTGCTTCTGTTGTGTAGTATTTTGCCATTGCAAACTCTAAATCACACCTTTGGCCTTTATCTTGCATACTGGCTGCTCTATAGCCAAGTAGTCTTGAAATCTCAAGATCCAGTTTCATCTGTGCAAGTTTATTTTGTATTGTTTGAAGGTTGCTTATAGGCTTGCCATACAATATGCGTTTTTTTGAGAAATTAACCGATTGTTCTAAAAGCGTGGAAATTATGCCAAGACCTACGCCTACCATACCACCTCTGCCTACTTCGCCAATTGCGCTCATTGCTACCCTCATACCTTTACCTTCTTCACCAAGTAGGTTTTCTTGAGGGACTTTACAGTTTTGCAGCAAGATCTCACCTACACTGCATCCATGAAGCCCTATTTCATTCCAGTCTTTGCCCCTTTTGAAACCTTCAAAATTATCTTCAATAATGAATGTAGAAAAAGCTTTTGGGTTATTTGGGTCTTTTGCCAATACTACAAATGTATTGGCAACTGGGGCATTTGTTAGCATTATTTTTCTTCCGTTTAGTATGTAATAATTGCCTTCTTTTGTATAAGTTGTTTCTATGCCAGTTGGATCTGATCCGCCTGTAGTTTCAGTTACTGCTACCGTAGCGAGTTTCTCACCACTTGAAAGGCCTGGAAGGTACCTTTGTTTTTGATCATCATTGCCTGATTTTAAAATAGGCTCAATGCCAAGGCCAAATATCTGGAGCATCATGGAAACACCAGGTGAAACTTTAGCTATTTCTTCCAAAGCAATAAGCCTTGCAACATAACCAAGACCTAAGCCGCCATACTCTTTTGGTATAAATACACCTGTAAGCTTTGCCTGCTTTATAGCTTCTACCACTTCTTTGTCTGCAGTCTTGTTTTGTTCCATTTCTTTTGCTTTAGGTGCAATTTTGCTGGCTGTAAAGTCTGCAACTTGTTTTCTAAAATCTTCCTGTTCTTGTGTAAAAGTAAAATCAATCATAAAAACCTCCATTTGAAAAACAATTTTTTACTTAATGTAATATTTTGACTTGCGTAGAAAAATCTACGCAAGTCAAAATTATTTTGCTTTTTCAGGTTCTTTGACATCTTCTTCGATATTCATTATTTTTTTTGCATAGTCTACATATTTATCAAAAGGAGTTAAAGCCCTAATAAAAAGACGAGCACCATCAGGTGAACCTCCTCCGTGCATTGTACCAGGGACTCCAGCACCAAGCGTAAGCCATTCTATTAATCTTGCGATTTTTGCGCGAGTTTTTCCTGAACCTTCTCCTGCCTTTAAATATTTCTCTATAAGTTGACCGTATTGAGGATTTTCAATATCTTGACAGGAAGGAAGACAGCCTGTTTCACCAATACCTCCTGCTATGTCTTGTGTTAAACGTTTAGTTTCGTATGGAAGAGTTGCTACTTGAACTTTATTAACATTAGCCAACAATTGATCTGGGAAATATACTCCAGATGGATGCTTTTTCCCCAATGCAATCGCACCAATACCAAGACCGTATGTAACCTCATTATTTATTGACATATTGATAAGTTTGTCAAAAAACACTCTTGAAGATAAACCATTGGCTCTAGCCATTAAAACAGCAGCACCAATCATTACGTCCCCTTGTCCTGCAACACAAGCTCCGATACAGGCACGATATGTTGAAGTGAAATAGTTTATGACATCTCGTGTATATTTGTACTCTCCACACATAAATACTCTTTCATTGGGCACAAAAACATTATCGAACATAAGGTAAGCTTGAGTAATACCTGTTTGAGGCATATCGAAATTATCTTCAAGTTCTCTTAAGTCGCTTGGACGCGTTGTTTCTACTATTGTTAAACCATCAATATCGCGGGGTACTACGCAAGCTACTGCAAAATCTTTGTCAGATTCCCCATATACTCCACCGGGCAATAAAAAAATTTCATTTGAAGCAGCTACACCACAAATCATTACTTTAGCACCACGTATGACTATGCCATCTTTTTTAACTTCTACAATTCTAAGATTACTATCAAGATCAGCTTGTTGCGATGGTTTCTTGCTGCGATCGCCTTTGGGATCAGTTAGAGCACCTGCTACAGCTAAACTATTTTCTTGAGCATACTTAATCCACGACTCCAATCTTTGATGGTAATTAGTATTGTATTCCTTATCCATATCATAAGTTACAGCATACAATGTATTTTGGCAATTCCATCCTACACAAACAGCTCCAGTACAAGTTCCAGTAAGTCTATAACATGCTCTTTTTAACTTCGAATTTCCTATTACATCCGCTTCAGACATCATTAGTGAATTAAACCTAAAAATTTTTTCTCCCGTAAAATTTGAAATAGTAGTAAATATTTCTTCGTACTCAGGCTCATATGCTGCCGCAAAACATCTACTATGGCTTTCTACAGTTCTTTTTGTTGCCGGATCAGTTGTTACGTCTTCTATAAGCTTTCCAAACTTGTAGATATTGGGTCTCATCTTTTTTAATGACTCTTTGTATTCTTGTGCTGTTTTCATAAGTTACCTCCTTTTGTTCTAAGAAAAATTTCAGAAAAATAAATATTTTTTGTTTCTTCACACCGCTTCTTTTTCATGTTAACAACCTCCTTTAATTAAATTACTCAGCTTTTCTTGAAATTACTGCTCTAAATGGATCAACTTCTTCTCTTAAAATTTTTAACTCTTCTTCAGTTGGAGGTTCTGTTTGCCCTATAGGTTCTTTAATTATAAGTTCGAATCCAGTATTTTTTATTACATCATCTACAGTTACGCCTGGATGAACAGACTCAAGATACATCCTTTTTGTACTTTCATCAAAACCCATTACAGCTAAATTGGTAATGACTTTATATGGTCCAGTATTTGAAGGCAATCCTGCTTTTTCTCTAGCACCTGGACCAGTAAGATAACCTGGGGTAGTAATGTAATCTATTTTATTGGTAAACCTTCTCGCAGAGTGTGGAGCTATAATAACGCTTCTCCAGGCAAAAGAAGCAAAATCATTAGCACCGCCACTACCTGGGAATCTAACCGTTGGTTTATCATGATTACCAATAACAGTAGAATTAATATTACCATACATGTCTATCTGAGCTCCACCTAAAAAAGCATAATCTATTAGTCCCCTTTGATTCATTTCCATTATTTTAGGCATACTAACTG encodes:
- the cobT gene encoding nicotinate-nucleotide--dimethylbenzimidazole phosphoribosyltransferase, whose product is MNLKDIVSNITPINEDVLEKAKEKTSRLIMPYRALGYVNDISEKLCAIYSTLEPKIENKGIFVMAADHGVAEENVSAYPQEVTCEMIKAFIEGVATINALARLNNCFTIIADVGSLCDWKNISNLQKNTLIVNKVKSSTNNFTKQCAMTRKEAIQSIMIGFDIANEYIHSKKLNLIAAGDMGISNTTAASAIGACITKNEVELMTGQGTLITDEMLKNKVSIIKKAINLHKPDPDDAIDVLSKIGGFEIGAIAGVILAACYNKIPVVIDGLISTSAALLAYKLNPVTKQYMFAGHLSKEKGHNLMLSYLDLKPILQLDMRLGEGSGAVLSMPIIEAAAKIITEVATFEQAKVSKSNL
- a CDS encoding acyl-CoA dehydrogenase family protein; translated protein: MIDFTFTQEQEDFRKQVADFTASKIAPKAKEMEQNKTADKEVVEAIKQAKLTGVFIPKEYGGLGLGYVARLIALEEIAKVSPGVSMMLQIFGLGIEPILKSGNDDQKQRYLPGLSSGEKLATVAVTETTGGSDPTGIETTYTKEGNYYILNGRKIMLTNAPVANTFVVLAKDPNNPKAFSTFIIEDNFEGFKRGKDWNEIGLHGCSVGEILLQNCKVPQENLLGEEGKGMRVAMSAIGEVGRGGMVGVGLGIISTLLEQSVNFSKKRILYGKPISNLQTIQNKLAQMKLDLEISRLLGYRAASMQDKGQRCDLEFAMAKYYTTEAAQRCAKMAVDIHGGYGVVEESIVTRFLRDSFVLGPSAGTSDIMMVIIARAAIG
- a CDS encoding 4-hydroxyphenylacetate 3-hydroxylase N-terminal domain-containing protein, with the protein product MKTAQEYKESLKKMRPNIYKFGKLIEDVTTDPATKRTVESHSRCFAAAYEPEYEEIFTTISNFTGEKIFRFNSLMMSEADVIGNSKLKRACYRLTGTCTGAVCVGWNCQNTLYAVTYDMDKEYNTNYHQRLESWIKYAQENSLAVAGALTDPKGDRSKKPSQQADLDSNLRIVEVKKDGIVIRGAKVMICGVAASNEIFLLPGGVYGESDKDFAVACVVPRDIDGLTIVETTRPSDLRELEDNFDMPQTGITQAYLMFDNVFVPNERVFMCGEYKYTRDVINYFTSTYRACIGACVAGQGDVMIGAAVLMARANGLSSRVFFDKLINMSINNEVTYGLGIGAIALGKKHPSGVYFPDQLLANVNKVQVATLPYETKRLTQDIAGGIGETGCLPSCQDIENPQYGQLIEKYLKAGEGSGKTRAKIARLIEWLTLGAGVPGTMHGGGSPDGARLFIRALTPFDKYVDYAKKIMNIEEDVKEPEKAK
- a CDS encoding CoA-transferase subunit beta; protein product: REMSKYNEMELMICVAARMFEDGASCSVGTGVPCAAAALAQKLHAPNLLIMFEVGGVAPLLPSMPISIGDSNTIYKAIQTVSMPKIMEMNQRGLIDYAFLGGAQIDMYGNINSTVIGNHDKPTVRFPGSGGANDFASFAWRSVIIAPHSARRFTNKIDYITTPGYLTGPGAREKAGLPSNTGPYKVITNLAVMGFDESTKRMYLESVHPGVTVDDVIKNTGFELIIKEPIGQTEPPTEEELKILREEVDPFRAVISRKAE